The following are encoded in a window of Lactobacillus panisapium genomic DNA:
- the rimM gene encoding ribosome maturation factor RimM (Essential for efficient processing of 16S rRNA), with the protein MQYYDVARILNTHGLNGEVKVTVITDFPEERFSPGSELSLKDNPNFVLTVKSSRPFKQFWLLQFEEVSTIDDAEKLKGETIVISQENQHELPAGAYYYRDILGCQVLDNETNQDLGKITGIETPGANDVWEITEDSGNEYLIPYIDEVVKQVDIANKKVYVELLEGLRDED; encoded by the coding sequence ATGCAATATTACGATGTCGCACGCATACTGAACACACATGGTCTAAATGGGGAAGTTAAGGTAACAGTAATTACTGATTTTCCTGAAGAACGTTTTTCACCGGGGAGTGAACTTTCTTTAAAAGACAATCCTAATTTTGTCCTAACCGTTAAAAGCAGTCGACCATTTAAACAATTCTGGCTATTGCAGTTTGAAGAAGTTAGTACGATTGATGATGCCGAAAAATTAAAGGGAGAAACAATCGTAATTAGTCAGGAAAACCAACACGAATTACCTGCTGGCGCCTACTATTACCGCGATATTTTGGGTTGCCAAGTCTTGGATAACGAAACCAACCAAGACCTAGGCAAAATTACGGGTATTGAAACTCCTGGTGCAAACGATGTCTGGGAAATAACCGAAGACTCGGGCAATGAATATTTAATTCCATATATTGATGAGGTCGTTAAGCAAGTCGATATTGCCAATAAAAAAGTTTATGTTGAGTTATTGGAGGGCTTACGCGATGAAGATTAA
- the rpsP gene encoding 30S ribosomal protein S16: MSVKIRMRRMGAKRKPFYRIVVADSRMPRDGRFIEEVGYYNPVSEPKELKLDEDKIFEWLKKGAQPSDTVRSLLSGAGLMKKLHESKFNK; encoded by the coding sequence CCGCATGGGTGCCAAGAGAAAGCCTTTCTACAGAATAGTTGTAGCAGACTCAAGAATGCCTCGTGATGGTCGTTTTATCGAAGAAGTTGGTTACTACAACCCAGTTTCAGAACCAAAAGAATTGAAGCTTGATGAAGATAAAATCTTTGAATGGTTAAAGAAGGGTGCACAACCTTCAGACACTGTTCGGTCACTTCTTTCTGGTGCCGGCTTAATGAAGAAGCTGCATGAATCAAAATTTAACAAATAA